The following DNA comes from Daphnia magna isolate NIES unplaced genomic scaffold, ASM2063170v1.1 Dm_contigs352, whole genome shotgun sequence.
taaaaactcatggtataacagtgtattcacattgaatacaagtatatttgatgctgtttacatatagaagtaaaaactcatggtataacagtgtattcacattgaatacaagtatattccatgcagtttacatatagaagtaaaaactcatggtataacagtgtattcacattgaatacaagtatattccatgcagtttacatatagaagtaaaaactcatggtataacagtgtattcacattgaatacaagtatatttgatgctgtttacatatagaagtaaaaactcatggtataacagtgtattcacattgaatacaagtatatttgatgcagtttacatatagaagtaaaaactcatggtataacagtgtattcacattgaatacaagtatattccatgcagtttacatatagaagtaaaaactcatggtataacagtgtattcacattgaatacaagtatatttgatgctgtttacatatagaagtaaaaactcatggtataacagtgtattcacattgaatacaagtatatttgatgctgtttacatatagaagtaaaaactcatggtataacagtgtattcacattgaatacaagtatatttgatgcagtttacatatagaagtaaaaactcatggtataacagtgtattcacattgaatacaagtatatttgatgctgtttacatatagaagtaaaaactcatggtataacagtgtattcacattgaatacaagtatattccatgcagtttacatatagaagtaaaaactcatggtataacagtgtattcacattgaatacaagtatatttgatgctgtttacatatagaagtaaaaactcatggtataacagtgtattcacattgaatacaagtatatttgatgctgtttacatataatagtaaaaactcatggtataacagtgtattcacattgaatacaagtatatttgatgctgtttacatatagaagtaaaaactcatggtataacagtgtattcacattgaatacaagtatatttgatgctgtttacatatagaagtaaaaactcatggtataacagtgtattcacattgaatacaagtatatttgatgctgtttacatatagaagtaaaaactcatggtataacagtgtattcacattgaatacaagtatatttgatgctgtttacatatagaagtaaaaactcatggtataacagtgtattcacattgaatacaagtatatttgatgctgtttacatatagaagtaaaaactcatggtataacagtgtattcacattgaatacaagtatatttgatgcagtttacatatagaagtaaaaactcatggtataacagtgtattcacattgaatacaagtatatttgatgctgtttacatataatagtaaaaactcatggtataacagtgtattcacattgaatacaagtatattccatgcagtttacatatagaagtaataactcatagtataacagtgtattcacattgaatacaagtatatttgatgctgtttacatatagaagtaaaaactcatggtataacagtgtattcacattgaatacaagtagattccatgcagtttacatgtagaagtaaaaactcgtggtataagagtgtattcacattgaatacaagtatatttgatgctgtttacatatagaagtaaaaactcatggtataaccgtgtattcccattgaatacaagtatatttgatgctatttacatatagaagtaaaaactcatggtataacagtgtattcacattgaatacaagtatattccatgcagtttacatatagaagtaaaaattcatggtataacagtgtattcagatcgaatacaagtatatttgatgctgtttacatatagaagtaaaaactcatggtataacagtgtattcacattgaatacaagtatattccatgcagtttacatatagaagtaaaaactcatggtagaacagtgtattcacattgaatacaagtatatttgatgctgtttacatttagaagtaaaaactcatggtataacagtgtattcacattgaatacaagtatatttaatgctgtttacatttagaagtaaaaactcatggtataacagtgtattcacatggaatacaagtatatttgatgctgtttacatatagaagaaaaaactcatggtataacagtgtattcgcattgaatacaaaaatattccatgcagtttacatatagaagtaaaaactcatggtataacagtgtattcacatcgaatacaagtatatttgatgctgtttacatatagaagtaaaaactcatggtataacagtgtattcacattgaatacaagtatattccatgcagttaacatatagaagtaaaaactcatggtataacagtgtattcacattgaatacaagtatattccatgcagtttacatatagaagtaaaaactcatggtataacagtgtattcacattgaatacaagtatatttgatgctgttaacatatagaagaaaaaactcgtggtataacagtgtgttcacaatgaatacaagtatatttgatacagtttacatttagaagtaaaaactcatggtataacagtgtattcacattgaatacaagtatattccatgcagtttacatatagaagtaaaaactcatggtataacagtgtattcacattgaatacaagtatatttgatgctgtttacatatagaagtaaaaactcatggtataaccacGATGTACCAGGAGAGGTGGGCAAACGCAGTAGGGCTTCCCCGCTTAAAACTGTGCCAACTTTCGGAAATTGTTCTCACTCCTGCCGCTAGGTTCTCTAGTGTTAGTGGCCCTCAGATTTGGCGCGAATTGTCAAAAGTAAAGCGTCTGCCATCTTGTCGATAGTTGATTCCATTTCGTTGTTTCATTTGTTCAATTAGTTCTTTAACTTAGGGTAGTAATGTGTTTTTGATAAATTGTGTTGCGAGATGGTTAAATGCTTCGTGGTTGGCTGTTCTACGGGATACAAATCAGCCAAAGAAAATGATGCTAAGGTATTTAAACCACCCAAAGAAGAAAGGCAATTCATTTTCTGGGgtaaaaaattggaaagaagTGACAGAAAATTTTCTAGAAAAGATCATGTGTgttctagacattttaaagaagaattcatAATCAAGAACTCTGTAAATGGTGGTGCCCCATTGAGTCGCTGGAAATTGAGAGCTGATGCCATaccatctctttttcttggTAAGTTTTAGTTTATCAATTCTTCCTGTATTATTCatgaaattattttaaattatgtaGGTTACAAAGATGGGGTAGCCCCAAGCAAAAAGTATCGGAAACAAACAACCTCTCCAATATCCAGCAATGCATCCCATAAACaaccagaagagaaacatgATGATCGAACAACATCTGATGGGAACAGTGTTGAAGTCACTCTTGGTGGAGAGAAGAGTCTTGAACACACAACCCCAGAAACAGGAGGTGAAAATCTTGTTGAAACCCAACATGAAGAAAACATCCCTTCTGTGCTACAAATTGAAGAGAACAATCTTGTTCAGACAATTGAATCCAttcaagaaaacatttttgatCGAGTAACTTCTGACACATCTCTCAATACTCTGGCAGaagatttaaatgaaaattgtGACATCAGAAATACTAAAGTACAAAGCCATGAACCCATCCAGGAAACACACGTTGATTACAGCAATATTGACGGGAAACATACTGCAGACACTACTGAACTTATCACAGCCATGGATTTTGATGATTCAACAATTATTGAAACAATTGAGAATATCATTTGTGATCCTAGTGACACTAAACTTCCTCCGTCTTGGCGTTGGCTTCCTGATTGTGATGTTTACAACGAAGATGATCCGACCGCCTTCAAGAAAATTGCCGTTAGATTTGGTCAAGTGAATAACACaacaataattttaaaatCCATTTTCGTAGTAGGATCAGAGGTTTTCTATAGCCTCAAAGGATCAGCTATACCCTGTCCGAAGTTCCTCTCATCCAATTTCGGAAAACTAGATGATAATTCAAATCTCGTTACTAAGTTTGATTCTGCTAGTATCTGTAATGGGTTTCATCTAACAGCTGAagggaattttaaaaaactagagaAAACCTGTATCAAGGAAAATGCGAATTTCAGATCCCGTTTCTGCCTAAGACTTTTATCTGGTAAAGGTAATATGTGTTACATGTGTGAACATCTCCAAAAGATTCACTTGAAGTACAGCTCCCGGCAAACAGCAATTGAAAGAATGTCcgcaagaaagaagaaatgaatgcaatgaaatcaaaaatgctgaaacaaaaaattcaacggAAAGAACTTGTTGTTAAGGTACACTATCaacatttttaattatttacaaattttgttcttcttcatttAACTAACATCCAATTATGTCATAGAAACTTCgactagaaataaaaaatgtcagGAAAAATGTCACTTCTGCTTGCGAAAAGGCAATAAGTAATCAGTTTCTTGGGCTTAATGACCAGGTATAAAATGCTCCCATTATTATTTTCCTCTATGACGATGACGTTTGTTAGATTatccaatttttactatattTCTCCCAATGACCAATAATAACGACAACACTACTTATTTACAATTTTTCTTACATTGCGACCATATAATTGGCAGAAATGTAATAAATAATTGGAATATACATGATGAAACCAAACtgttaattttcatttcatttaattAGTTTGAAATTTACTCTTCTTTCATACAGGAAAGAATGGTAGTACAAACCATTTTGAAGAAAGCTTCTTGTGCACACTCTCCGAAATCCATGAGATACGATCCTGACTTCCTACTTCAATGTGTGCTATTGAGGATTAAGAGCAGAGCAGCTTACAATCACTTAAGAGTAAATAACATACTACCCCTTCCTCGTGGTGAAACAATACGTCGTTTGTTAAGTTGCATGTCTTGCACATTTGGACTCAATGGCTTTGCATTAGATGcaatcaaaaacaattttgtggGAAAACCTATTCACATGCGCTATGGAACTCTAGTGTGGGATGAGATGTCCATAGAAGAAAGTGTTATCTTCGATTCCATGAAACTTGTGTTTGAAGGATTCGTGGATTATGGAGAAGATAACAATTTAGATGGAAAAATCAAAGACCAAACACATCAAGGAGAACTAGCGGATCATGCCCTTGTATTTATATTTCGGCCTTATCGTTACAATTGGATCCAGCCAATCGCTTGTTATGCGACAAAGGGATCCTGCCCAGGATCTGTGATACAGCAGCTAATGGCAAGAGCAATTTGTGCTCTACATCAACATGGTGCTGTTGTTAAATCAGTGGTATGTGATGGAGCACAGAGCAATAAGTTGGCAATGAAGCTTTCTGGAGTGTCAGGGAAATACGACGATCTCAATAATGCATTTCAAAGCAAGCCAAGTTCGTTTGAACATCCCACAATAAATGACgagacaatttttttctttattgatgTACCTCATCTGATGAAGACAGTTCGAAATAATATCTTCACAATCAAGGAAGTACAAGTAAGAAACGTGTTGTTTTGTGTCGTATTATCTttacattattattttttaatgtttattttttgttcatcGTGGTTAGTACAAAGGTGAAATGGTTAGATTTACGGACTTTGAAATGCTGTTCATCACAAGCAGGATGAAAAAAACCCTCTTTCTGGGCTAAGCAGATTAACAGAAACGCATATATATCCAAATTCATTTGAAAAGATGAAAGTCAAATATGCAGTGCAGATTCTGTCAAATTCAGTTGCCAATGGATTTCGGTATTTCAGAAGTATGCCGGAAACCAAGGATTCCTTTCAAGGTAGTATTTTATGTACTAATACTTGTCTTATTACTATGGTATTCATAACATCGTTTTCTAATTAAAGGTACTGAAGGTACAGAGGAAATGGTTCTTAAATTGAACAGCGTATTTGATGTTATGAACGGCCGTTGTAAGGTTAATGGTATGAGTTTGTCCAATGGGTCTTGGAAGAATGGAAGAAAGGTAGTTTTCACACAATATTTGACcattatttatatgtaaaattGCACACCATTCATACCAATTAATTCTTTTACATTGCAGGTTTTAGAAACATTCCTGGAAGACCAATGGGAAACGGAGCTTGCGTTTGATTCAACAGgtctttctcctttttgttCACAAACTACCCTGGAAGCATTAAGAATAACAACCCTAAGCACAATCGAACTCACTAATCATCTTTTGTCAAAGGAAATTAACTAAGAATTTGTGCTAACCGTGAAATTCAATCAGGATTGTATAGAAGTATAGAAGtacattgattttcatttttagtacattaaataaaaattacttctctttttttagaGATTTTTCGGCATAATTCGTCAGTCTGGTGGTGGCCAAGAAATGCCAACTGTTGCTTCCTTTTTAAGTCTCTTCCGAATGCTATGCGTTTATTATCCAACAAAAGTCATGCTAAAGAGCGCAAATGTAGAAGATGATCGCATGACTTTGTTAACCTGTTACAAGGACTGTATGTTAAATAAGTTCAAAGCGAATCAGAAGGAGGCCAAGACTAGAAAAGATGAGTTGAAGGATCGTCTGGCAAAAGGACTGTCAATAATCAATGGTGAGGTACACAAAATTGGAGCGTACAACACCTACATTGATCATGTTGTATATGATCTTTCTGGGTATTTGATACATGCGCGACGAAAAAGGATTGAAAATTGCAAAGAATGTATGGACACGTTAATCACAAAAGAAGATATACCAAATGATTCTGAATATCCAGACAACCTCGTAATTCTCAGAGATAAGGGTGGGCTAAAAAAAGTTAcccagaattttttttttttaatttcttgtgTGGAGAATTTGCTGATTAAACATTTCGATGGAAATGACAGCTATATCAGGGATTCTTTTGAGTCGGTTATTGAAAAGGTGTCAAAATTCAGCTTTTACTCTGTTTGCTGCGAAACACATCAACGTGTGACGATTCCATTTCTAGTCTATGAATACATTGTCCTTCGTTTTCGCTTTCAAGCtaagtggaaaaaaaatgagatggaTGTGGCCAAAAAGTCGAGTATGCGACACAAGTCAAGAAAACTGTCCAAATTGTGATCAAAATCgtaatttttattgcatttttgttgttgttacatttcaaaagtgataaaaacaaacaagaattaatctaaaaaaatcaataaataaactAGCATTGTGTTAATTTTGTTGTTACTGAACTAAAACACCCTTAAACAACGATGCTTTATCCACAATGGTTAAATTTGGCGCCAGATTTGAGGGCCACTAACACTAGAGAACCTAGCGGCAGAAGTGAGAATAAGAACTGAAACTTGGCACAGTTCTTTCCTCTCGCGTTTGCCCACCTCTCCTGGTAcatcgtggtataacagtgtattcacattgaatacaagtatatttgatgctgtttacatatagaagtaaaaactcatggtataacagtgtattcacattgaatacaagtatatttgatgcagtttacatatagaagtaaaaactcatggtataacagtgtattcacattgaatacaagtatatttgatgctgtgtacatatagaagtaaaaactcaaggtataacagtgtattcacattgaatacaagtatatttgatgctgtttacatataaaagtaaaaactcatggtataacagtgtattcacattgaatacaagtatatttgatgctgtttaca
Coding sequences within:
- the LOC123468411 gene encoding uncharacterized protein LOC123468411, producing MVKCFVVGCSTGYKSAKENDAKVFKPPKEERQFIFWGKKLERSDRKFSRKDHVCSRHFKEEFIIKNSVNGGAPLSRWKLRADAIPSLFLGYKDGVAPSKKYRKQTTSPISSNASHKQPEEKHDDRTTSDGNSVEVTLGGEKSLEHTTPETGGENLVETQHEENIPSVLQIEENNLVQTIESIQENIFDRVTSDTSLNTLAEDLNENCDIRNTKVQSHEPIQETHVDYSNIDGKHTADTTELITAMDFDDSTIIETIENIICDPSDTKLPPSWRWLPDCDVYNEDDPTAFKKIAVRFGQVNNTTIILKSIFVVGSEVFYSLKGSAIPCPKFLSSNFGKLDDNSNLVTKFDSASICNGFHLTAEGNFKKLEKTCIKENANFRSRFCLRLLSGKGNMCYMCEHLQKIHLKYSSRQTAIERMSARKKK